In Paludisphaera rhizosphaerae, one DNA window encodes the following:
- a CDS encoding 3-oxoacyl-ACP synthase III: MKYQNVYVEAFGYEVAPVVVSSAELEERLAPVYEKLYLNVGQLEALTGIVERRWWEEGHRVSDGAIVAASRALEAADMPADRIEAVVYGGVCRENYEPATACRVAAELSVSPGAIVHDVGNACLGVIDGMIDVANRIELGQIRAGLVVACETAREINEVMIARMLQNPTMDFFKQALATLTGGSGAVAVLLTDASLSRSKRRRLLGGAMKSAPQHHELCRWGVEAAGSEFPGLLRAFTATDSAAVLSHGVELGVKTWQAFLGSLGWIKDRVDRVICHQVGGSHRDAILQSIGVPVEKDFSTFAYLGNMGTVALPLTAAIAEDRGVIKPGDRTAFLGIGSGLNCLMLGLEW; encoded by the coding sequence ATGAAATACCAGAACGTCTACGTGGAGGCGTTCGGCTACGAAGTCGCCCCCGTGGTCGTCTCGTCGGCCGAGCTGGAGGAACGGCTCGCACCCGTTTACGAGAAGCTCTATCTGAACGTCGGTCAGCTTGAGGCCCTCACGGGGATCGTCGAGCGGCGGTGGTGGGAGGAAGGCCATCGCGTCTCCGACGGCGCGATCGTCGCGGCCTCGCGGGCGCTCGAGGCCGCGGACATGCCGGCCGACCGGATCGAGGCGGTCGTCTACGGCGGCGTCTGCCGCGAGAACTACGAGCCGGCCACCGCCTGCCGGGTCGCCGCCGAGCTTTCGGTGAGCCCGGGCGCGATCGTCCACGACGTTGGCAACGCCTGCCTCGGCGTGATCGACGGCATGATCGACGTCGCCAACAGGATCGAGCTGGGCCAGATCCGCGCGGGGCTCGTCGTGGCCTGCGAGACGGCCCGCGAGATCAACGAGGTCATGATCGCCCGGATGCTCCAGAATCCGACGATGGACTTCTTCAAGCAGGCTCTGGCCACACTGACCGGCGGCTCCGGGGCGGTGGCCGTGCTCCTGACGGACGCCTCGCTCTCGCGTTCCAAGCGCAGGCGGTTGCTGGGAGGCGCGATGAAGTCGGCGCCCCAGCATCACGAGCTTTGCCGATGGGGCGTCGAGGCGGCTGGGTCGGAGTTCCCGGGCCTGCTCCGCGCGTTCACCGCGACCGACTCGGCGGCCGTCCTGAGTCATGGCGTCGAGCTGGGGGTGAAGACCTGGCAGGCGTTCCTCGGCAGCCTGGGCTGGATCAAGGACCGGGTCGACCGGGTGATCTGCCACCAGGTGGGCGGCTCACATCGCGACGCCATCCTGCAGTCGATCGGCGTCCCCGTGGAGAAGGACTTCTCGACGTTCGCCTACCTGGGGAACATGGGGACCGTGGCCCTGCCGCTGACCGCCGCCATCGCCGAGGACCGCGGCGTCATCAAGCCTGGCGACCGGACGGCGTTCCTGGGGATCGGCAGCGGCCTGAACTGCCTGATGCTGGGGCTGGAGTGGTAA
- a CDS encoding alpha/beta fold hydrolase: MTTATAPSLRSNSPELAEFLAAHPGRDFVRDGLRQHYLDEGDGAPVVMLHGNPTWSFFYRRLVEVVSPTRRAIVPDHIGCGLSDKPDDSRYAYTLESRVDDLERLLDHLGVVEDISLVLHDWGGMIGSAFAARHPERIAKIVVMNTAGFHMPSDKTFPWALHLCRDTPLGALAVRGLNAFARGTAWIGCKNERMPRSLRDAYAAPYDDWANRIATLRFVQDIPLKPGDRAYDLVTQTQDRLPLLANVPMLIAWGMKDFVFDEPFLKEWERRFPAAAVRRYPNAGHYVLEDEAVTLVPMIRDFLDGATEGRTDGRSG, encoded by the coding sequence ATGACGACCGCGACGGCCCCTTCCCTTCGCTCCAACAGCCCCGAACTCGCCGAGTTCCTCGCCGCCCATCCCGGCCGAGATTTCGTCCGCGATGGCCTGCGGCAGCACTATCTCGACGAGGGCGACGGCGCTCCCGTCGTCATGCTCCACGGTAATCCGACGTGGTCGTTCTTCTATCGCCGGCTTGTCGAGGTTGTCTCGCCGACGCGCCGGGCGATCGTCCCCGACCACATCGGCTGCGGCCTCTCCGACAAGCCCGACGACTCCCGATACGCCTACACGTTGGAGAGCCGCGTCGACGACCTCGAACGCCTGCTCGACCACCTGGGCGTTGTGGAGGACATCTCGCTCGTCCTGCACGACTGGGGCGGGATGATCGGCTCGGCGTTCGCGGCGCGACACCCGGAGCGGATCGCGAAGATCGTCGTGATGAACACGGCCGGCTTCCACATGCCGAGCGACAAGACGTTTCCCTGGGCGCTCCACCTCTGCCGAGACACCCCGTTGGGGGCCCTCGCGGTGCGCGGACTCAACGCCTTCGCCCGAGGAACGGCCTGGATCGGCTGCAAGAACGAACGCATGCCGCGCTCGCTGCGAGACGCCTACGCCGCCCCTTACGACGACTGGGCCAACCGCATCGCCACTCTGCGGTTCGTCCAGGACATTCCGCTCAAGCCGGGAGATCGCGCCTACGACCTGGTCACCCAGACCCAGGACCGGCTGCCGCTGTTGGCGAACGTCCCCATGTTGATCGCCTGGGGGATGAAGGACTTCGTCTTCGACGAGCCTTTCCTCAAGGAGTGGGAGCGACGGTTCCCGGCTGCCGCCGTCCGACGGTATCCGAATGCCGGCCATTACGTCCTGGAGGACGAGGCCGTGACGCTGGTCCCGATGATCCGCGACTTCCTCGACGGAGCGACGGAGGGCCGGACCGATGGCCGCTCGGGCTGA
- a CDS encoding fatty acid CoA ligase family protein, whose amino-acid sequence MAARAEAASANIAGRLSEVAELRPHQAAVVVPQGRGAGGKMRYAHFTFRQLDRDSDAVAAGLIADRVAVGTRAAVMIPPGLDFFSLVFGLFKAGVVPVLIDPGMGVKSLGKCLDEAEPELFIGILKAVVARRVLGWGKRSVRRVVLAGRAGRLPTHRGRSVDALRAKGRRAIAEGKIPSPVMRGVGEGEPAAILFTSGSTGIPKGAVYTHSIFEAQIAAFRELYDIQPGEVDLCTFPLFALFAPALAMTSVVPNMDPTRPGSVNPESLFEAIEDFGPTNLFGSPALLKRVGPAAAAKGMKLPTLRRVVTAGAPANPKVLEVFAGLLESPAQVFTPYGATESLPVASLGTDEILGETRAETDRGRGVCVGRPCAGLDARVIRISDDPIPAWSDDLEVPQGEVGEIVVSGPVVTREYFGRPEATALAKIVDHARGVFYHRMGDLGYLDDRGRLWFCGRKSHRVVLADETLYTICVERVFDVHPDVARTALVGVKRPSGKEAVLCVELARPLGRRDQARVREELAAIGAKYDHTRKVRTILFHPAFPVDIRHNSKIFREKLAEWAAGKTP is encoded by the coding sequence ATGGCCGCTCGGGCTGAGGCGGCCTCGGCCAACATCGCCGGGCGTCTGAGCGAGGTCGCCGAGCTTCGGCCCCATCAGGCCGCGGTGGTCGTCCCGCAGGGGCGTGGGGCGGGCGGGAAGATGCGATACGCGCACTTCACCTTCCGCCAACTCGATCGCGACAGCGACGCCGTCGCCGCCGGCCTGATCGCTGATCGCGTTGCGGTCGGCACTCGCGCCGCGGTGATGATCCCTCCCGGCCTCGATTTCTTCTCGCTGGTGTTCGGCCTGTTCAAAGCCGGAGTCGTTCCCGTTCTCATCGACCCAGGGATGGGCGTGAAGAGCCTGGGCAAATGCCTGGACGAGGCCGAGCCCGAGCTGTTCATCGGGATCCTGAAGGCCGTCGTCGCCCGTCGCGTGCTGGGCTGGGGGAAGCGCTCGGTGCGCCGGGTCGTCCTGGCCGGCCGAGCTGGTCGATTGCCGACCCACCGGGGACGTTCTGTCGACGCTCTTCGTGCGAAGGGACGCCGCGCGATCGCCGAGGGGAAGATTCCGAGCCCCGTGATGCGGGGCGTCGGCGAGGGCGAACCGGCGGCGATTCTCTTCACCAGCGGCAGCACGGGGATCCCCAAGGGGGCCGTCTACACGCACTCGATCTTCGAGGCCCAGATCGCCGCATTCCGCGAGCTGTACGACATCCAGCCCGGCGAGGTGGACCTCTGCACGTTCCCCCTCTTCGCGCTCTTCGCCCCCGCGCTCGCGATGACCTCCGTGGTCCCGAACATGGACCCGACGCGACCGGGCTCGGTCAATCCCGAAAGCCTCTTCGAGGCGATCGAGGACTTCGGGCCGACGAACCTGTTCGGCTCCCCCGCTCTGTTGAAGCGGGTCGGCCCGGCAGCGGCCGCGAAGGGGATGAAGCTGCCGACGCTGCGCAGAGTGGTCACGGCTGGAGCGCCGGCCAATCCGAAGGTGCTGGAGGTCTTCGCGGGCCTGCTCGAATCGCCGGCTCAGGTCTTTACGCCTTACGGCGCTACCGAGTCGCTCCCGGTCGCCTCGCTCGGCACCGACGAGATTCTCGGCGAGACGCGGGCCGAGACCGATCGCGGCCGCGGCGTCTGCGTCGGCCGGCCCTGCGCGGGGCTCGACGCCCGCGTCATCCGGATCAGCGACGACCCGATCCCAGCCTGGTCAGACGACCTGGAAGTTCCCCAGGGCGAAGTCGGGGAGATCGTCGTCTCCGGCCCGGTGGTCACTCGCGAGTATTTCGGGAGACCTGAGGCCACGGCGCTCGCCAAGATCGTCGATCACGCGCGGGGCGTCTTCTACCACCGCATGGGCGACCTGGGTTATCTCGACGATCGCGGACGGCTCTGGTTCTGCGGGCGGAAGTCGCACCGCGTCGTCCTGGCCGACGAGACGCTTTACACGATCTGTGTAGAGCGGGTCTTCGACGTGCATCCCGACGTCGCCCGCACGGCCTTAGTTGGAGTGAAACGGCCGTCAGGCAAGGAAGCCGTCCTCTGCGTCGAGCTGGCTCGACCGCTGGGCCGCCGCGACCAGGCCCGCGTTCGTGAGGAACTCGCGGCCATCGGCGCGAAGTACGATCACACGCGGAAGGTCCGCACGATTCTGTTCCACCCGGCCTTCCCGGTGGACATCCGCCACAACTCCAAGATCTTCCGCGAGAAGCTGGCCGAGTGGGCCGCTGGGAAAACACCATGA
- a CDS encoding beta-ketoacyl synthase N-terminal-like domain-containing protein: MTTRRRGGVAIVGLGAAFPGALDADAFWRLVSEGRDATTEVPPGRWLLDPDQAFAPGIAQADRVYTTRGGFLADEALEVDCTGLDVDLAHVVRLDPCFRLALRAAVQAWRSARTEGVDRSRVGVVFGHIVLPTETTSALTRATIGRQVEEALGVAPGEPSGFEPQNAFPAGAPARLISKALGLDGSFYTIDAACASSLYALKLACDELLTGRADAMIAGGVSRPDALYTQMGFSQLRALSPRGRAAPFDAEGDGLIVGEGAGLFVLKRLEDAIEQGDTILGVIRGVGVSNDVRGDLLAPSSEGQLRAMRSAYDQAGWSPADVDLIECHATGTPVGDAVEFESLRTLWADLPGAVEPGRCTLGSVKSNVGHALTAAGAAGVLKVLLSFQHKTLPPIANHRSPSAKVALEGSPFRILQTSEPWPATHGRPRRAAISGFGFGGINAHLLLEEWTGGEASAEPASEPSGERIAIVGLAARWGGESARDAFAHRVLGGRPGIDHDETLSRLEELRIRLGRFRIPPFELEEMLLQQSLTLQVAADAIDDAKWSPDVALRSSVLVGLNLDLNTTNYHLRWWLAERALTWNVEQGWGLSEEELQAWIAEACDAIQPALTANRTMGSLGGLVASRIAREFGMGGPSFSVSSDDASGLDALSIAADWLERDEIDSAVVAAVDLTSDPRLRLAAERFVKYWDNDVDEAADCAVAVVLKRHADAVRDGDHVYAIIGAEARPVIQVNEPRRQLGWTGAAEGLATAVTAALAINRRIVPPGSTWKPRMSRGAVLPSYWPRDRGCGPRSARVAWSRGIELEDVEIDQGDEEQLRPLGPAAIAVFPVYGGLVGLDRLAALIAESPGRSIEQLAAIWWASIRGDDRGGPSLTFVAEAKQALAAAVAEVRSNLAAGGAARPRERDGVEVFEPFALAGDEPPKVAFTYPGLGAARHEMGAELSARFPELMREFEARYQTIASQFAFDYWMDADNSPSAPDHRPAILGQISVGSLMTALFLKLGVQPSAALGYSLGESAALVSLGAWDDRDEMTRRLVESPLFYEELAGPCLAARRVWGLADDESVDWVAALVPRSKEQVEAAIGDEARVYVLIRNAADEVVIGGRRDAVHRVLERLQSPSLPLPAVSTVHCPIGKDVEDAYRTLHELKTNHLTGVTFYSGAWGTGYLPDHGTATAAITAQASRMIDYPAVVERAYADGVRVFVEMGPGSDCTRLVQKILGDRPHVAVTADEPALDTMHALFRAIGSLFAAGVPVDLDFLYPAELATEPTPEANLREIVIERRDAPLRLPVAPPRRLSPAVVPEPAFPAPLPDPSPIMTPTTPDGLPNLTRGFLESQQAAASAHEVFLRLARSYSETMGGGIAALLAEPSHVFPPGGGRQTAERSVEGDDRRGVDGQSSDARPEPVVPLIRPFGPPSPTRGEGRQFEVAAALDRDQCLEYAIGSIGSVLGSRYAEIDSYPTRVRLPDEPLMLVDRIMSVEGTQFELGHGRVVTEHDVLHDGWYLDGGRIAACVAIEAGQADLFLSGWLGIDFITKGLAVYRLLDATVTFHRPLPEPGAVINYDIKISGFFRQGETHLFRFEFVGTVDGEPLLTMKDGCAGFFSAGELAAGKGVVPRPLDAAPRPGKRPDDWRELAPPTPCRLDRNQVDALRAGDLAAAFGSPFDRLDLPRPFPLPGGLMTLVHRVETLDPKGGRFGLGQIRAEADVQPDDWFMVCHFVDDRVMPGTLMYECCLHTFRIFLTRLGWVGAADRVRFEPLPGVANRLRCRGQVTESTRVVTYEVTVKELGYGPEPFAIADALMYADGKPIVEISDMAIRLAGTSREEIEALWDKARPASSSSSSALVYGKEQILAFAEGKPSACFGERYRPFDEGRFIARLPRPPYQFMDRATILEGRPWEQAVGTTAEVVYDAPPVAWYFEADRQPRMPYAVLVEAALQPCGFVSAFMGSALLSDEPLKFRNLGGRAVQHRVIGPDSGPLTTTARVTKINRSAGMIIQNYEMTVRDREGIVLEGDTYFGFFHPQALANQVGIPDVSPYVLTDEERAASRSFPIPDRAPLPDRRWRMVDRITALISQGGPGGLGFVAGETDVDPSAWFFQAHFLGDPVWPGSLGLESLLQLLKVFAEARWGLDERAVFDSPGIGAEHEWIYRGQIAPGSRLVATQAWITGVDDARRRVTADGVLSVDGRVIYRMSGYTLDVRPD; encoded by the coding sequence ATGACCACGCGACGAAGAGGCGGCGTGGCGATCGTCGGCCTCGGCGCGGCCTTTCCCGGGGCTTTGGATGCGGACGCCTTCTGGCGGCTCGTCTCCGAGGGCCGGGACGCCACGACCGAGGTCCCGCCGGGCCGTTGGCTGCTCGACCCCGATCAGGCGTTCGCTCCAGGCATCGCCCAGGCCGACCGTGTCTACACCACCCGCGGCGGCTTCCTCGCCGATGAGGCGCTGGAGGTCGACTGCACCGGCCTGGACGTGGACCTGGCGCATGTGGTGCGGCTCGACCCCTGCTTCCGCCTGGCTCTACGCGCCGCGGTCCAGGCGTGGCGGTCGGCGAGGACCGAAGGGGTGGACCGTTCCCGCGTCGGCGTCGTCTTCGGCCACATCGTCCTGCCGACCGAGACGACCTCGGCCCTGACCCGCGCGACGATCGGCCGACAGGTCGAAGAGGCTCTTGGAGTCGCTCCGGGCGAGCCCAGCGGCTTCGAGCCGCAGAACGCCTTCCCGGCCGGAGCGCCGGCGCGGCTGATCTCGAAGGCTCTCGGGCTGGACGGCTCGTTCTACACGATCGACGCCGCCTGCGCCTCGTCGCTGTACGCCCTCAAACTGGCCTGCGATGAGCTGCTTACCGGCCGCGCCGATGCGATGATCGCCGGCGGGGTCTCGCGGCCGGATGCTCTCTACACCCAGATGGGCTTCTCGCAGCTCCGAGCGCTCTCGCCACGCGGACGCGCCGCGCCGTTCGACGCCGAGGGCGACGGCCTGATCGTCGGCGAGGGCGCCGGCTTGTTCGTGCTCAAGCGGCTTGAAGACGCGATCGAACAGGGCGACACGATCCTGGGCGTGATCCGGGGCGTTGGCGTCTCCAACGACGTCCGCGGCGACCTGCTCGCCCCCAGCAGCGAGGGACAGTTGCGGGCCATGCGATCCGCCTACGACCAGGCCGGCTGGTCGCCGGCCGACGTCGATCTGATCGAGTGCCACGCGACGGGGACGCCCGTCGGAGACGCGGTCGAGTTCGAGAGCCTGCGAACCCTTTGGGCCGACCTGCCGGGGGCCGTCGAGCCCGGCCGCTGCACGCTGGGCTCGGTGAAGTCGAACGTCGGCCACGCACTGACGGCCGCCGGAGCGGCGGGCGTGCTCAAGGTGCTGCTTTCGTTCCAACACAAGACGCTGCCGCCGATCGCCAACCACCGTTCGCCGTCGGCGAAGGTCGCATTAGAGGGCTCGCCCTTTCGGATCCTTCAGACGTCCGAACCCTGGCCGGCGACCCACGGCCGCCCCCGCCGCGCGGCGATCAGCGGCTTCGGCTTCGGCGGGATCAACGCCCACCTGTTGCTTGAGGAATGGACCGGCGGCGAAGCGAGCGCGGAGCCGGCGTCGGAGCCGTCCGGTGAGCGGATCGCGATCGTCGGGCTGGCGGCCCGCTGGGGAGGCGAGTCGGCGCGCGACGCATTCGCGCATCGGGTCTTAGGCGGCAGGCCCGGCATCGATCACGATGAGACGCTCTCCCGCCTTGAAGAGCTGCGGATCCGCCTGGGCCGATTCCGGATCCCCCCGTTTGAGTTGGAGGAGATGCTCCTCCAGCAGTCACTGACCCTCCAGGTCGCGGCCGACGCGATCGACGACGCGAAGTGGTCGCCCGACGTCGCTCTGCGTTCGAGCGTCCTCGTCGGCCTGAACCTCGACCTGAACACGACGAACTACCACCTACGCTGGTGGCTGGCGGAGCGTGCCCTGACGTGGAACGTCGAGCAGGGCTGGGGGCTTTCCGAGGAAGAGTTGCAAGCCTGGATTGCTGAGGCGTGCGACGCGATCCAGCCGGCCCTGACCGCGAACCGGACGATGGGCTCCCTCGGCGGCTTGGTCGCCAGCCGGATCGCCCGCGAGTTCGGCATGGGCGGACCGAGCTTCAGCGTGTCGAGCGACGATGCGTCGGGCCTGGATGCGCTCAGCATCGCCGCCGACTGGCTGGAGCGCGACGAGATCGACTCCGCCGTCGTCGCGGCCGTCGACCTGACGAGCGACCCGCGGCTACGGCTTGCCGCCGAACGATTCGTGAAGTACTGGGACAACGACGTCGATGAAGCCGCCGATTGCGCCGTGGCCGTTGTCCTGAAACGCCACGCCGACGCCGTCCGCGACGGCGACCACGTTTACGCGATCATCGGCGCCGAAGCCAGGCCGGTGATCCAGGTCAACGAGCCGCGACGGCAGTTGGGCTGGACCGGCGCGGCCGAGGGGCTCGCCACGGCGGTCACGGCGGCCCTTGCGATCAATCGCCGCATCGTCCCGCCGGGATCGACCTGGAAGCCGCGAATGAGCCGAGGGGCCGTTTTGCCGAGCTACTGGCCTCGCGATCGAGGCTGCGGTCCCAGGTCGGCTCGGGTCGCCTGGAGTCGGGGGATCGAGCTGGAAGACGTCGAGATCGATCAGGGGGATGAAGAGCAATTGAGGCCTCTCGGACCCGCCGCGATCGCCGTTTTCCCCGTTTACGGCGGCCTGGTGGGATTGGATCGATTGGCCGCGCTGATCGCCGAGTCGCCGGGCCGATCCATCGAACAGCTCGCCGCGATCTGGTGGGCCTCGATCCGAGGCGATGATCGCGGAGGCCCCTCCCTGACGTTCGTCGCCGAGGCTAAGCAAGCGCTGGCGGCGGCGGTCGCCGAGGTCCGCTCCAACCTCGCAGCCGGCGGCGCGGCGAGGCCCCGCGAGCGAGACGGCGTCGAGGTTTTCGAGCCGTTCGCACTGGCGGGAGACGAACCGCCGAAGGTGGCGTTCACATATCCCGGCCTCGGCGCGGCGCGTCACGAGATGGGCGCCGAGTTGTCGGCGCGGTTCCCGGAGTTGATGCGCGAGTTCGAGGCTCGCTATCAGACCATCGCCAGTCAGTTCGCGTTTGACTATTGGATGGACGCCGACAACAGCCCGTCCGCGCCGGATCATCGGCCGGCGATCCTGGGGCAGATCTCGGTCGGCTCGCTGATGACGGCGCTCTTCCTGAAGCTGGGCGTCCAGCCCTCGGCGGCCCTGGGGTATAGCCTCGGCGAATCGGCCGCATTGGTGTCGCTGGGGGCCTGGGACGATCGGGATGAGATGACCCGGCGACTGGTCGAGTCTCCCCTCTTCTACGAAGAACTCGCCGGACCTTGCCTGGCCGCTCGCCGCGTCTGGGGGCTGGCCGACGATGAGTCCGTCGACTGGGTCGCGGCGCTCGTGCCGAGGTCGAAGGAGCAGGTCGAGGCCGCGATCGGCGACGAGGCTCGCGTTTACGTCCTCATTCGCAATGCGGCCGACGAGGTCGTGATCGGCGGTCGTCGCGACGCGGTCCATCGGGTGTTGGAGCGGCTGCAGTCCCCCTCGCTGCCGCTGCCCGCCGTTAGCACGGTCCACTGCCCGATCGGCAAGGACGTCGAGGACGCCTATCGGACGCTCCACGAACTGAAGACGAACCACCTCACGGGCGTCACGTTCTACAGCGGCGCCTGGGGGACGGGCTACCTCCCCGACCACGGCACCGCCACGGCGGCGATCACCGCGCAGGCGTCGCGGATGATCGACTACCCGGCCGTCGTTGAGCGCGCTTACGCCGACGGCGTCCGCGTCTTCGTCGAGATGGGACCCGGCTCCGATTGCACGCGACTCGTGCAGAAGATCCTTGGCGATCGCCCCCACGTCGCCGTCACGGCCGACGAGCCGGCCCTCGACACGATGCACGCCCTATTCCGGGCGATCGGCTCACTGTTCGCGGCGGGCGTGCCTGTCGACCTGGACTTCCTGTATCCGGCCGAGTTGGCGACGGAACCGACACCGGAGGCCAACCTCCGCGAGATCGTCATCGAACGCCGCGATGCGCCGTTGCGGCTTCCGGTCGCCCCTCCCCGCCGCCTGTCTCCAGCCGTCGTACCCGAGCCCGCATTCCCCGCGCCCCTTCCGGACCCCTCGCCGATCATGACCCCGACGACTCCCGACGGCCTCCCCAACCTGACGCGCGGATTCCTCGAATCGCAGCAGGCCGCGGCCTCGGCCCACGAGGTTTTCCTGAGGCTGGCGCGGTCGTATTCCGAGACGATGGGCGGCGGAATCGCCGCGCTCCTTGCTGAGCCGTCCCACGTCTTCCCCCCTGGAGGGGGAAGACAGACCGCGGAGCGGTCAGTTGAGGGGGACGACCGGCGCGGGGTTGATGGTCAGTCGTCGGACGCACGTCCGGAGCCGGTCGTCCCCCTCATCCGGCCCTTCGGGCCACCTTCCCCCACAAGGGGGGAAGGCCGTCAATTCGAGGTCGCTGCCGCGCTTGATCGCGACCAGTGCCTGGAATACGCGATTGGTTCGATCGGCTCGGTTCTCGGGTCGCGATACGCCGAGATCGATTCTTATCCCACCCGCGTTCGGCTGCCCGACGAGCCGTTGATGCTCGTCGATCGGATCATGAGCGTAGAGGGGACGCAATTTGAGCTGGGGCACGGCCGGGTCGTGACCGAGCACGACGTTCTTCACGACGGCTGGTATCTCGACGGCGGCCGGATCGCGGCCTGTGTGGCGATTGAGGCGGGGCAGGCGGACCTGTTCCTCTCGGGATGGCTGGGGATCGACTTCATTACGAAGGGGTTGGCCGTCTATCGGCTGCTCGACGCCACCGTGACTTTCCACCGGCCGCTGCCCGAGCCGGGTGCGGTAATCAACTACGACATCAAGATCAGCGGCTTCTTCCGGCAAGGGGAGACTCACCTCTTCCGCTTCGAGTTCGTCGGGACGGTCGACGGCGAGCCGTTGTTGACGATGAAGGACGGCTGCGCGGGGTTCTTCTCGGCCGGGGAACTGGCCGCAGGCAAGGGCGTCGTCCCGAGGCCCCTCGACGCCGCCCCTCGACCCGGGAAGCGACCCGACGACTGGCGCGAACTGGCCCCTCCCACGCCCTGCAGGCTCGACCGGAACCAGGTCGACGCGCTCCGCGCCGGGGACCTCGCCGCTGCGTTCGGCTCGCCGTTCGATCGGCTTGACCTGCCCCGTCCCTTCCCACTGCCGGGCGGGTTGATGACGCTCGTCCATCGCGTGGAGACGCTCGACCCGAAGGGAGGTCGGTTCGGCCTGGGCCAGATCCGCGCCGAGGCCGACGTCCAGCCCGACGACTGGTTCATGGTCTGTCATTTCGTCGACGACCGGGTCATGCCGGGCACGCTCATGTACGAGTGCTGCCTGCACACCTTCCGCATCTTCCTGACGCGGCTCGGGTGGGTGGGCGCGGCGGATCGCGTCCGGTTCGAGCCCCTGCCGGGCGTCGCCAATCGCCTGCGATGTCGGGGGCAGGTGACCGAGTCGACCCGAGTCGTCACCTACGAGGTGACCGTCAAGGAACTCGGCTACGGCCCTGAGCCCTTCGCGATCGCCGACGCCCTGATGTACGCCGACGGCAAGCCGATCGTCGAGATCAGCGACATGGCGATCCGGCTGGCCGGGACCAGCCGCGAGGAGATCGAGGCCCTGTGGGATAAGGCACGGCCGGCGTCTTCCTCGTCCTCCTCGGCCCTCGTCTACGGCAAGGAACAGATCCTCGCGTTCGCCGAAGGGAAGCCGTCGGCCTGCTTCGGCGAACGCTACCGACCATTCGACGAAGGTCGGTTCATCGCCCGGCTTCCTCGGCCGCCGTATCAGTTCATGGATCGCGCGACGATCCTCGAAGGGCGTCCCTGGGAGCAGGCGGTTGGGACGACGGCCGAGGTCGTCTACGACGCTCCGCCGGTCGCCTGGTACTTCGAGGCCGACCGCCAGCCGAGGATGCCGTACGCGGTTCTCGTGGAAGCCGCGCTCCAGCCGTGCGGGTTCGTTTCGGCCTTCATGGGCTCGGCCCTCCTGAGCGACGAGCCGCTCAAGTTCCGGAACCTGGGTGGCCGGGCCGTCCAGCACCGAGTCATCGGCCCGGATTCCGGCCCGCTCACGACGACGGCCCGGGTGACGAAGATCAACCGCTCGGCCGGCATGATCATCCAGAACTATGAGATGACGGTCCGCGACCGCGAGGGGATTGTCCTGGAAGGCGACACCTACTTCGGATTCTTCCACCCCCAGGCGCTGGCGAATCAGGTCGGGATCCCGGACGTCTCCCCCTACGTTCTGACGGATGAGGAACGCGCGGCCTCTCGATCGTTCCCCATTCCCGATCGAGCCCCCCTGCCCGACCGCCGCTGGCGGATGGTGGACCGAATTACGGCGCTGATCTCTCAAGGCGGCCCTGGCGGTTTGGGCTTCGTCGCGGGAGAGACCGACGTCGACCCCTCGGCCTGGTTCTTCCAGGCGCACTTTCTGGGCGACCCGGTGTGGCCGGGGTCATTGGGCTTGGAATCGCTGCTGCAACTCCTTAAAGTCTTTGCTGAAGCGAGATGGGGCCTCGACGAGCGCGCCGTGTTCGATTCGCCCGGAATCGGCGCGGAGCACGAATGGATTTATCGCGGCCAGATCGCCCCCGGCTCGCGCCTTGTCGCGACGCAGGCCTGGATCACCGGCGTGGACGACGCCCGACGGCGAGTCACGGCCGACGGCGTCCTGTCGGTCGACGGCAGGGTCATTTACCGGATGTCGGGTTATACGCTCGACGTCCGACCCGACTGA